One segment of Vagococcus martis DNA contains the following:
- a CDS encoding 5-(carboxyamino)imidazole ribonucleotide synthase, with protein sequence MKDLSEKILPGSTIGIIGGGVVSYQLVVSAKKMGYKVAVLSESKNCIAGKAADMHYISDINDAVYLLKLSEISDVVTVVTEKLDKETYRYLAEKHYLPKICIRILL encoded by the coding sequence GTGAAGGATTTGTCGGAAAAAATTTTACCTGGTAGTACAATAGGTATAATTGGCGGAGGAGTTGTATCCTATCAATTAGTAGTGTCCGCAAAAAAAATGGGATATAAAGTAGCTGTACTGTCCGAATCAAAAAATTGTATAGCCGGAAAAGCTGCCGACATGCATTATATAAGTGATATAAATGATGCAGTTTATTTGCTTAAATTATCAGAAATATCAGATGTTGTCACTGTTGTCACTGAAAAATTAGATAAAGAAACATATAGATATTTAGCAGAAAAACATTATTTGCCCAAAATATGTATTCGCATTCTATTATAA
- a CDS encoding xanthine phosphoribosyltransferase, which produces MDALKQTILKQGRVLDENILKVDSFLTHQIDPKLMDEIGRHVANTYKNKGVTKIVTIESSGIAPAAFIGLHMDLPVVFARKQKSLTMNSELLTSEVYSFTKQVTNTIAISNKYLQEGDNVLVVDDFLANGQAALGLIELCKQAGASIEAISIVIEKSFQEGRKLLEDKGYKVDSLARVGSLKNNQIQFID; this is translated from the coding sequence TTGGACGCATTGAAGCAAACGATTCTTAAACAAGGCAGAGTATTGGATGAAAATATTTTGAAAGTTGATAGTTTTTTAACTCATCAAATCGATCCAAAATTAATGGATGAAATAGGTAGACATGTGGCGAATACATACAAAAATAAGGGAGTCACAAAGATTGTTACAATTGAATCATCAGGTATAGCGCCTGCCGCATTTATTGGACTACATATGGATTTACCTGTTGTGTTTGCAAGAAAACAAAAAAGTTTAACTATGAATAGTGAATTATTGACGTCTGAAGTCTATTCTTTCACAAAACAGGTGACAAATACAATTGCTATCTCTAATAAATATCTTCAAGAGGGTGATAATGTACTTGTAGTAGATGATTTTCTTGCTAATGGTCAAGCTGCTTTAGGCTTGATTGAATTATGTAAACAAGCTGGTGCATCGATAGAAGCGATTTCAATTGTAATAGAAAAATCTTTTCAAGAAGGTAGAAAATTACTGGAAGATAAAGGTTATAAGGTAGATTCATTGGCTCGTGTTGGCTCACTAAAAAACAATCAGATACAGTTTATAGATTAA
- a CDS encoding glucosaminidase domain-containing protein gives MKKNTSAKILINTALGVSLSILSVCTPVLEVVAVTKSDSSPLSPKPLLSLNVNENILKSTVKETSDTVKSSQSEENELSSSHSSDESSSDNQESSESSSQQDTDQDSSEGHTESSTSGTSSSNGNNSETKPSSSDNQTSSSSSSKKPDNSSSKQDSSSKPESNGGGNTSSTSSGETKKDTSPITYVRNRTTGEFVEEIGEDAREIAQNKNLYASVMIAQAILESGSGNSSLARTPNYNLFGIKGSYKGESVEMATLEDSGDGGLYTVNAKFRKYPSYKESLEDYAMLMSGGVSGRSTFYQGAWKSNTQNYKEATKYLTGRYASDSRYNEKLNGLIETYDLTQYDSVKPKKETIEKTKETEAFIKDIAPKIEAVADKNDLYASVLIAEAVIKSNSGLNELSEQFNVYQVTGKNNNQSVKFDTLTTDAKSGKTKLDTKEYKVYSTMDEAIDDYIAELKKDDTIYHEMTRSKKDTSRKVTAYLTAQNKEDRRYHKRLNGLIDTYNLTQYDKLPKETKKEDNKSKPSDMVNELGINMVTQLAESFSPTKLTSLTTKK, from the coding sequence ATGAAAAAAAATACGTCAGCGAAAATTTTAATAAACACTGCTTTAGGCGTTAGTTTATCTATTTTGTCGGTATGTACACCAGTGTTAGAAGTGGTAGCTGTTACAAAATCAGATAGTTCTCCCTTAAGCCCAAAACCGTTGCTTAGTTTAAATGTAAATGAGAATATTTTAAAAAGTACGGTGAAAGAGACCAGTGATACTGTTAAGTCATCACAATCAGAGGAGAATGAATTATCATCGAGTCATTCATCGGATGAATCATCTAGTGACAATCAAGAATCAAGTGAATCATCAAGTCAACAGGATACAGATCAAGATTCATCTGAGGGGCATACTGAGAGTTCAACATCTGGTACTTCCTCTTCTAATGGGAATAATTCAGAGACTAAACCATCCTCAAGTGATAATCAAACATCAAGTAGTTCTAGCAGTAAGAAACCTGATAATTCTAGCAGTAAACAAGATTCATCTTCAAAACCTGAAAGTAATGGAGGCGGAAATACGTCATCAACATCATCTGGTGAAACAAAAAAAGATACGTCACCTATTACTTATGTTCGCAATCGAACCACAGGCGAGTTTGTAGAAGAAATTGGTGAAGATGCTAGAGAAATTGCGCAAAATAAAAACTTATATGCTTCTGTTATGATTGCTCAAGCAATTCTTGAAAGTGGGTCAGGTAATAGTAGTTTGGCTAGAACACCAAATTATAATTTATTTGGAATTAAAGGTTCTTATAAAGGAGAATCTGTTGAGATGGCCACTCTTGAAGACAGTGGAGATGGTGGGCTATACACAGTTAATGCAAAATTTAGAAAGTACCCTAGCTACAAAGAATCATTAGAGGATTATGCTATGTTGATGTCTGGAGGAGTTTCTGGTCGTTCTACTTTTTATCAAGGAGCATGGAAATCAAATACTCAAAATTATAAAGAGGCGACTAAGTACTTAACCGGCCGATATGCATCAGATTCTCGCTATAATGAGAAATTAAATGGATTGATTGAAACATATGACTTAACACAATATGACTCAGTCAAACCTAAAAAAGAAACTATAGAAAAAACAAAAGAAACAGAGGCTTTTATTAAAGATATTGCACCTAAGATTGAAGCTGTAGCGGATAAAAATGATTTATATGCTTCAGTTTTGATAGCGGAAGCTGTGATTAAGAGTAATTCTGGATTAAATGAGTTGTCTGAGCAGTTTAATGTGTATCAAGTTACAGGGAAAAATAACAATCAATCGGTTAAATTTGATACATTAACCACTGATGCTAAATCAGGAAAAACTAAGTTAGATACTAAAGAGTACAAGGTATATTCAACTATGGATGAAGCGATTGATGACTATATTGCCGAATTAAAAAAAGATGACACAATCTATCATGAAATGACACGCTCTAAAAAAGATACTTCAAGAAAAGTAACAGCTTATTTAACAGCTCAAAACAAAGAGGATAGACGTTACCATAAACGTCTCAATGGATTGATTGATACTTATAACTTAACACAATATGATAAGTTACCAAAAGAAACCAAAAAAGAAGATAATAAGAGTAAACCATCTGATATGGTTAATGAGTTAGGAATTAATATGGTGACGCAACTGGCTGAGAGTTTTTCACCAACTAAATTGACGTCACTAACAACTAAAAAATAA